Genomic window (uncultured Cohaesibacter sp.):
CGGAGGATCTGGGTGCGTCGCGTCCAGTGGTGAGGGCTGCCATTGCCCGCCTTCGGGAAAGCGGTCTGGTCGCCTCTCGGCGCGGGTCGGGCAGTTTCGTGCTCAAACGACCAACCGAAACCGTCGTCCAATTTGCTCCCATTGAATCCATCGCGGATATTCAACGCTATTTCGAATACCGGATCATGCTGGAGGGGGAAGCCGCCTTTCTGGCGGCAGAACGCGCCAGCGACCGGGATATCGAAAAGATGACCGTTGAAATGAAGCGCATGGACGAAGCCCTCGAGACGCAGGAACACGTGGTCGAGGGGGACTTCCGCTTTCATCTGGCAATCTGTGAGGCGACTGACAATTACTTTCTTGTCAGTTCCTTCCAATTTCTTGCAGATGCCATGCATCAGTCGATGAATCTGGCCCACAATCTGACCATGAGAGGCAAGACCTCGTGGCAGACAGTGGTTCAGGAAGAACATCGGCGGATCTACATGGCCATCCGCAACCGGGAACGGAATGCTGCGCGCACGCATATGCAGATGCACCTGCGCAACGCCCGACACAGGATCTTTGAAGGCCCGAACTCGTAGACAGCGAGCAGGCGCCGGGTGCCCTTCGCACCAACAGTCACAGGTATAGCCATGATCAACAAAGTCACTTCCGCAGCCTCCAGTGCCACATGGGTTGGCATCGACTGGGGAACCACAAACATCCGGGCCTATCTGCTGGATGCCTCAGCCACCATTCTCGACCGGCACTCGCTGGCCCGTCATATCAAGGATTGCAACGAGGAAGGCTGGATGAATGTCTTCAAGAAGCTCGTTGAGGGATGGGACGTGACAGATAGCACGCCCATCATCATTTGCGGCATGGCTGGCAGCAAGTTCGGCTGGATCGAAGCGCCCTATGCGGCCTGCCCGGCAGGTGTCAGCGATCTCGTCGCCAAATCGGCCCATCCGGAGGGCATCCAGAATATCTCGATCCTTCCCGGCCTGTGCTGCAAGGACGCACGCGGCAACCACGATGTCATTCGCGGCGAGGAGACCCAGCTTCTGGGGCTGTTCGAGCAATCCTCCATGATCTCACGTCTGATCTGCGCACCCGGAACGCATACCAAATGGATCAGCGCAGAAAACTTCACTGTTCGTGACTTCCACACCACGATGACCGGAGAGCTGTTTGGTCTGCTCACCGAACACAGCATTCTGGCGCAAAGCATTGCCAAGAGCGGTTCAGGCGAGATCGGC
Coding sequences:
- a CDS encoding FadR/GntR family transcriptional regulator, whose protein sequence is MTKSRSLADTVYQELLSRIVAGTYPENTKLPTEAELAEDLGASRPVVRAAIARLRESGLVASRRGSGSFVLKRPTETVVQFAPIESIADIQRYFEYRIMLEGEAAFLAAERASDRDIEKMTVEMKRMDEALETQEHVVEGDFRFHLAICEATDNYFLVSSFQFLADAMHQSMNLAHNLTMRGKTSWQTVVQEEHRRIYMAIRNRERNAARTHMQMHLRNARHRIFEGPNS
- a CDS encoding 2-dehydro-3-deoxygalactonokinase is translated as MINKVTSAASSATWVGIDWGTTNIRAYLLDASATILDRHSLARHIKDCNEEGWMNVFKKLVEGWDVTDSTPIIICGMAGSKFGWIEAPYAACPAGVSDLVAKSAHPEGIQNISILPGLCCKDARGNHDVIRGEETQLLGLFEQSSMISRLICAPGTHTKWISAENFTVRDFHTTMTGELFGLLTEHSILAQSIAKSGSGEIGTKFEDGVRMAAEGDGLLANIFKVRANGLFNELAPEDAGDFLSGILVGTDVFQEVSHLDHGLVSVPLIGPKPLSERYAKALGHFGIEGIVLDAEELTVAGLASVARQMGYVETSNVA